GTGATAGAATTGCCGTAATTAGAGACGGTAAAGTAGAACAATTCACAACACCGCACGAGCTATATGATTATCCTATTAATAAATGAGTTGCTAATTTTATTGGAAATTCAAACTTTTTTGATGGTCAATTTTTAAAAGCTAATAAAGTAAAATTTATGAATAAAACTTACGAAACTATTCATGATGAATTTCAAGAAAATGAAGATGTTGACGTATTAATAAGACCGGAAGATATTACAATAACAAGATCTAAAAACAATGCCAAATTGTCCGGAACCATTGTCAAATCAACATATGGTGGTAGTTACTATACCTATGAAATTAAAGTTAAGGATAAAGTGATTGTTGTTGAAACATCAACTAAACACGAAGTTGATAAAGATGTATATCTAAATTGAAGTGTTGATGCAATCCATTTAATGAAAAAAGATCTTAAGCTAAAAGCTGAAGAAGAATCGGATGGTATTACTGATGAAAATATCTAACTTAGCAAAAACAAAAAAAAGAAAATTTAATTTTCTAAATGGAATGAGTAAGTTTCAATTAACAGTATTAATTCCTTATTTAATTTTTGCAATTCTGTTTATTATTTTGCCGATGATTTTAATATTTATTTATGCTTTAAAGCCAATTGATGATCAAACAAAATTAGAAAATTGAGAAATTGTGGCTAAACCGTCAACTTGATTAATTATTCTCAGATCTTTATGAACTGGTTTAATTGCTGCAACATTATCATTAGCTATTGGTTTTCCATATGCATATATTGTTGCTAAATCAAGGTCAGTAATTTTCAAAACATTGGCACTAAGTTTAATTCTAAGTCCTCTTGCTATTTTTACAATTTCAAAAGCACTAGCTGTCAGAGGTTTATTTTCAGCAATATTTGATGAAAATCATTTAAACAATAATGCCTTCATCATTTTTGGAATGATTTACTTATTCCTACCATTTATGATTATGCCTTTATATCAAGTGTTAAAGGACATGCCAAAAAATATTTTAGAAGCCTCAGAAGATCTTGGATATTCTAAATTTAGAACCTTATTTAAAGTCATTTTGCCATACTGTTCTAGAGCAATTTTAAGTGGGTTTGGAATTGTGCTAATGATAGCGGCAACTTCAATTATTATTTCAGATAAACTTCTTCCAAATGGTAGTCAAAAACAACTTATTGGAAATCTTATAAATCAATTTGCTAATACAGCAAACCCATTTGATTTAGCTAATGCTTCATCACTAGTTATTATTACTCTTTTGGTACTACTAACAATTTATGGATTTATTTACGGAATCCCATACATTATTGCTAAAAGAAAACAAGGAGGGGTATATGAGTAAATTTAAAAGTTTTTTAAAACATTCATATATTATTGCAA
The sequence above is a segment of the [Mycoplasma] phocae genome. Coding sequences within it:
- a CDS encoding ABC transporter permease; its protein translation is MKISNLAKTKKRKFNFLNGMSKFQLTVLIPYLIFAILFIILPMILIFIYALKPIDDQTKLENWEIVAKPSTWLIILRSLWTGLIAATLSLAIGFPYAYIVAKSRSVIFKTLALSLILSPLAIFTISKALAVRGLFSAIFDENHLNNNAFIIFGMIYLFLPFMIMPLYQVLKDMPKNILEASEDLGYSKFRTLFKVILPYCSRAILSGFGIVLMIAATSIIISDKLLPNGSQKQLIGNLINQFANTANPFDLANASSLVIITLLVLLTIYGFIYGIPYIIAKRKQGGVYE